One region of Lampris incognitus isolate fLamInc1 chromosome 12, fLamInc1.hap2, whole genome shotgun sequence genomic DNA includes:
- the psmd5 gene encoding 26S proteasome non-ATPase regulatory subunit 5 codes for MASSIEKLLEEISSSEDPAEELRNLKTAVLSVPFSALRGSVGVHGLGVIFSLLNTNKREQIDLCVDILNRVLMALSPVHLAQSYRAELQTGLAHPNEAVKILALTQIGRMMEHLETTTEILKNHSILREVIRCIGEEKIAVGKEATRSLYKLGHSKPGLDTLFRSNLQKDMKDLMATSDIVRYRIYELIVDISSVSAVSLSYCANSSFISQLLAELTGEDVLIRATAIEMVTTLAHSQHGRQYLAQQGIMDKVSNMIIATDTDPFSSLYLPGLIRFFGKLAIMESPQQVCETYPAFQNKVFEMALDPDPALTVVALDTLGLLGATVEGKQVLQKTGEKFKAVLVRMSQLANSGATEMRVRSLDAISNLLTLQTEQQTEALLALTESWFHIVSVQPMDMIRNISTQPFPELHCGALGIFTAIAPQPWGQKLMISTPGLMEFIVDRSTSKSKEAKDAKFELVGALVTSSTAADIMGSQNYLSLKTYIREGPYYVSAVASVSTEGAD; via the exons ATGGCCTCCTCCATTGAGAAGTTGCTGGAAGAAATCTCCAGCAGCGAAGATCCAGCTGAAGAACTGCGCAATTTAAAAACAGCTGTTTTATCAGTGCCATTTAGTGCGCTGAGGGGCTCGGTGGGCGTCCATGGACTTGGCGTGATCTTCTCTCTTTTGAACACGAATAAAAG GGAACAGATTGATCTATGTGTGGACATCCTGAATCGTGTCCTGATGGCCCTCAGCCCTGTTCACCTGGCTCAGAGCTACAGAGCAGAGCTACAGACGGGACTTGCCCATCCTAACGAAGCTGTCAAGATATTAGCTTTAACACAG ATTGGTAGAATGATGGAGCACCTTGAGACTACCACTGAAATCCTCAAAAACCACAGCATTCTTCGGGAGGTCATCCGTTGCATCGGAGAAGAGAAGATTGCTGTGGGAAAAGAG GCCACTCGCTCTCTGTACAAACTGGGCCATTCCAAGCCTGGGTTAGACACACTGTTTCGAAGCAACCTGCAGAAAGACATGAAGGATCTGATGGCTACAAGCGACATTGTCAGATACAGGATATATGAG CTAATTGTGGACATCTCATCTGTGTCTGCCGTTTCTCTCAGTTACTGTGCCAACAGCAGCTTCATTTCTCAACTGCTAGCTGAACTGACAGGAGAGGATGTACTCATCAG GGCCACTGCCATTGAGATGGTGACCACTCTGGCCCACAGTCAGCATGGCCGACAGTACCTGGCCCAGCAGGGCATAATGGATAAGGTCTCCAACATGATCATAGCAACAGACACTGACCCATTTTCCTCCCTCTACCTTCCAG GTTTAATCAGATTCTTTGGGAAGCTGGCCATCATGGAAAGCCCACAGCAAGTTTGTGAGACCTACCCAGCCTTCCAGAATAAGGTGTTTGAGATGGCTCTGGACCCAGACCCTGCACTGACTGTGGTAGCCCTTGACACTTTAGGGCTTCTTGGAGCCACTGTGGAGGGAAAACAGGTCCTGCAGAAAACCG GAGAAAAGTTTAAGGCAGTACTGGTGAGAATGAGCCAACTGGCCAATTCTGGAGCCACAGAGATGAGAGTGCGCAGCTTAGATGCAATCTCAAACCTGCTCACGCTCCAA ACAGAGCAGCAAACAGAGGCCCTTTTGGCCTTGACTGAGTCATGGTTCCACATCGTGTCTGTCCAGCCCATGGACATGATCCGAAACATCAGCACACAGCCTTTCCCTGAGCTACACTGTGGGGCTCTGGGCATATTTACT GCCATTGCTCCACAGCCATGGGGACAGAAGTTGATGATCAGCACCCCAGGCTTAATGGAGTTCATTGTGGACCGCTCAACAAGCAAAAGCAAGGAAGCCAAGGATGCCAAATTTGAACTAGTGGGGGCACTTGTGACTTCATCAACAGCAGCAGACATCATGGGAAGTCAGAATTACCTGAGTCTGAAGACTTATATCAGAGAAGGACCATACTATGTTTCAGCTGTGGCTTCAGTCAGCACAGAAGGCGCCGACTGA